One window of the Lycorma delicatula isolate Av1 chromosome 3, ASM4794821v1, whole genome shotgun sequence genome contains the following:
- the LOC142321824 gene encoding uncharacterized protein LOC142321824 isoform X3 produces the protein MFCSKDLAVWNKSISQRWRRLRRRCSSFTTGSSSNSDPQEVLLSPHVSPGVVAARPTRSRDLSPDSRRMLPDLNQILRSKLNRLHRKTIHEPVFYVPSPLKDSPNSLPHFSTRDGESSCSSGRGSETPSEECSSSSGSGAQAEELWDQGYQSIESANRRSRNRRISDLEIDRVNRPNNFNHYRSSENNLNDTVDDRNRPKTRSCRRWSQADTLAIDNPNLLSPRNQHLQAQSRNNNRGFIVGGPVVTHCQQFKPPLPDSGPHSIVHQPPLRRRSSSPDKRRLGKSSGDLPPITDDKIAEVEEDEEESKFCTMPRGGGKAATFTIMMVKFNKGPGHKGLGFSIVGGKDSPKGNMGIYVKTIFPNGQAADTNTLREGDEILAVNNKALHGLSHQEAINMFKNIKSGEVLLHVGRRIPKRRRESCIRPVL, from the exons atttggcaGTCTGGAACAAGAGCATCTCACAACGGTGGCGACGGTTACGGAGAAGGTGTTCGTCCTTTACGACCGGATCATCTTCGAATAGTGATCCCCAAGAAGTACTCTTAAGTCCACATGTGTCACCTGGAGTAGTGGCAGCTCGGCCAACTCGTTCTAGAGATCTTTCACCGGATTCCCGCCGTATGCTTCCAGACTTGAACCAAATTCTCCGTTCAAAACTCAATCGGCTTCATAGAAAGACCATTCATGAACCTGTATTCTATGTACCCTCACCTCTAAAAGACTCGCCTAACAGCTTGCCTCATTTTTCTACTAG GGATGGTGAAAGCTCTTGTTCATCAGGAAGAGGTTCAGAAACTCCTAGTGAAGAATGTAGTTCATCATCCGGGTCAGGAGCTCAAGCAGAAGAGTTATGGGACCAAGGATACCAGAGTATTGAAAGTGCCAATCGTAGAAGTAGAAATAGAAGGATCTCAGATTTAGAAATTGACAGGGTCAACAGGCCGAATAACTTTAATCATTACAGATCATCGGAAAATAACCTTAATGATACAGTAGATGACAGGAATAGACCAAAAACTAGATCTTGTCGAAGATGGTCTCAAGCAGATACTCTGGCTATTGATAATCCAAATTTATTGTCTCCTAGAAATCAACATCTCCAAGCTCAATCTAGAAATAACAACAGAGGGTTTATAGTTGGAGGTCCAGTTGTAACTCATTGCCAACAATTTAAACCTCCATTACCGGATTCAGGACCACATTCAATTGTTCACCAACCACCTTTACGGCGTAGAAGTTCTTCTCCTGACAAAAGACGTTTAGGAAAAAGTAGTGGTGATCTACCTCCTATTACTGATGACAAG ATTGCTGAAGtcgaagaagatgaagaagaaagtaAGTTTTGTACAATGCCTAGAGGTGGTGGTAAAGCTGCTACATTTACGATTATGatggtaaaatttaacaaaggtcCTGGTCATAAAGGATTAGGCTTCAGCATTGTTGGAGGAAAAGATTCACCTAAGGGAAATATGGGAATCTATGTTAAGACTATTTTCCCAAACGGACAAGCTGCTGATACTAATACTCTTAGAGAAG GTGATGAAATATTAGCAGTAAATAATAAAGCACTTCATGGATTGAGCCATCAAGAAGCCATTAATATGTTCAAGAATATAAAAAGTGGTGAAGTCCTTCTTCATGTTGGACGAAGAATTCCAAAGAGAAGAAGAGAATCTTGCATTAGACCTGTGCTTTAA